The genomic stretch TCGGCGACGGCAAGGATCATATTTCCGGAGACATCGCTTGCCGTCGGAAGGGCCGCAGCAACCGAGATCCCCGCCCCAAGCAACAGGGCGTAGCGTTTCGGGGAGGCCTGCATCGCGTATGCGACCGGCACAACAGCATCAGTGTTCATCGTCGGTCGTCTCCGCGCCAGTCAGCTGTCCAGCAGTGCTGGCGATCTTCTTCTCCTGCGACCTCGTCCGTCGTTCGAGTTTCTTCAGGTCCTCCTCCGGAGGGAGGGACTCGGGCTTGATCCCGCGCCGCACGAGGAGGTCTCTGACATCTGTGTTATTCTGGACATGTTCGTCCGTGATCGCACGCTCGCCCTGGAGATCCTCTTTAGCCACGTTGAAGTTCGTGATCTCGGTGGCGAGGTTCTTCGCCGTGATCGTCACCGTCGGGAGGAAATCAGCAAGGGGACGATTTTGGGGCGTCCCAAGCCGCTCCTTCATCGCCTGGGTGGTATATCCGCCGAAAAGCGCCATATCACCTCTGCTGCGGATCCGCCCGAACCCTGCCTCATCCACGCCGCGCTCGTAGATATTCCGCGAAAGTTCGGACTCTGATTCTCGCAGCCGTTCCCGGGCTTTCAGGCGTTCGGTGAGATGGATGTGCTCCTCGATGAGCTCCTGCTTGCGGGTCTGCACGGCGAAGTAACTCTGGGCAAACGCGATCTCCTCTTTCCTGGGATCCCCGTTCTGGGCGATGAGGTAACAGGCATACCGGGTCAGCATGATGTCAGAGATCTCCCGCTCCGACCCCGACCCGAGGGAAACCATTTTGTTGACGTCAACAAAATGGTCTGAAATCTCGTGTTTCGTAGTTTGGCAGGATTCTTTAGCCTTTACAACAACTTTGACGAAATTCCGCCACTCCTTGTAACCCAGCAACACCTGAAGGTCCCGGGCATACCAGAACTCGACCCCGCCCGCATCGTGGACGTAATCCTCGAAATGTCGGTGAAGCCGGTGCACAACT from Methanoculleus chikugoensis encodes the following:
- the dinD gene encoding DNA damage-inducible protein D encodes the protein MKPEVVHRLHRHFEDYVHDAGGVEFWYARDLQVLLGYKEWRNFVKVVVKAKESCQTTKHEISDHFVDVNKMVSLGSGSEREISDIMLTRYACYLIAQNGDPRKEEIAFAQSYFAVQTRKQELIEEHIHLTERLKARERLRESESELSRNIYERGVDEAGFGRIRSRGDMALFGGYTTQAMKERLGTPQNRPLADFLPTVTITAKNLATEITNFNVAKEDLQGERAITDEHVQNNTDVRDLLVRRGIKPESLPPEEDLKKLERRTRSQEKKIASTAGQLTGAETTDDEH